The nucleotide window GCCAGCACCACGGTCACCGCGGTCATCGCGAAGGCGATCACGATGGCGGTCAACACCAGCGCCTGCGGCAGCGGGTCGGTGTAGTTCGCCAGCGTCGGCGCCACGCCCTCGCGCAGCACCGGCGGCTTGCCGGGCACCAGGCGACCGCCCGCGAAGATCAGCAGGTTGGTGGCGTACGACAGCAGCGTCAGCCCCAGGATCACGTCGAAGCTGCGCGCGCGCAGCAGCAGGTACACGCCCGCGGCGGTGAGGATGCCGATCGCGCTTGCCATCGCCAGTTCCATCAGCGCAGCTCTCCGGTGCGGGTGGAGCGCTCACCCGGTTCCATCACGCCCAGGTGCGATACGCGCGTGCGCGACGGGCGGATGGTGCCCATCATCGACAGGATCAGCATGGCGCCGCCGAACACCACCAGGTACACGCCGGTATCGAAACCGATGGCGCTGGCCAGCGGCACCGTGCCTATCAGCGGAAGTTCCAGGTCCAGGTGCCCGCTGGTCAGGAACGGCACGCCGAAGGCCATCGAGGCCACCCCGCTCACGCCGGCCACGATCAGGCCCGCGCCGACGCACCGCACGTAGTCGAAGCCGAAGCGCGATTCCACCGAGGCCGCGCCCTGGATGACGTACTGCACCAGCAGCGGCACCGCCAGCACCAGCCCCGCGATGAAGCCGCCGCCCGGCGCATTGTGGCCGCGCAGGAACAGGAACACCGACACCGTCAGCGTCAACGGGAACATGATCTGCGCCAGGTCCGCGGGGACCGGCAGCTTCACCGGCGGACCGGACATCACCTTCTCCGGCGCCATCCGCGCACGCCGCAGCAGCGCATGCACGATCAGCGCTGCGATGCCGAACACGGTGATCTCGCCGAAGGTGTCGAAGCCACGGAAATCCACCA belongs to Pseudoxanthomonas sp. F37 and includes:
- a CDS encoding Na+/H+ antiporter subunit C gives rise to the protein MELAMASAIGILTAAGVYLLLRARSFDVILGLTLLSYATNLLIFAGGRLVPGKPPVLREGVAPTLANYTDPLPQALVLTAIVIAFAMTAVTVVLAIRSRGDNDSDHVDGYKAERDFLASEQRRHEQARDVARADEAEPRA